In Legionella cardiaca, a genomic segment contains:
- the parE gene encoding DNA topoisomerase IV subunit B: MSENYTAEAIEVLSGLEPVQRRPGMYTDTTRPNHLAQEVIDNSVDEVIAGFASQIIVILHEDGSVEVEDNGRGMPVDLHPQLGLSGVEVIMTRLHAGGKFSDKNYSFSGGLHGVGVSVVNALSERVEVTIKRNGIIYSMAFANGDKLLELNEIGTTKKRDTGTTIRFWPNAKYFDTTKISVKHLTHVLRAKAVLCPGLDMTFINKATKEEIHWCYEKGLADYLRQSLPSDYFPDEPFVGEFTSDEATADWALAWSASTNSGLSESYVNLIPTAQGGTHVNGLRSGLYDALSEFCELRNLLPRGVKLTADDLWEPCQYVLSVKMKEPQFAGQTKERLSSRQMASFVGNVVKDAFALWLNQHRSQGEIIAAFAIERAQKRLRQAKQVARKRISQGPALPGKLADCLQQDLSQAELFLVEGDSAGGSAKQARNKDYQAILPLRGKILNSWEVDSSEVLASQEIHDISVAIGVDPGSSDLSGLRYGKLCILADADSDGAHIATLLCALFLRHFKPLVQAGHVFVAMPPLYRIDAGKEVHYALDDEERQKIVAKLTKASRAKINVQRFKGLGEMNPIQLRETTMDPNTRRLVQLTLEDEQATLALMDMMLAKKRAADRKIWLETKGNLAEI, translated from the coding sequence ATGTCTGAAAATTACACTGCTGAAGCGATAGAAGTATTAAGTGGCCTTGAACCTGTTCAACGTCGGCCTGGAATGTATACTGATACAACCAGACCCAATCATTTAGCCCAGGAAGTGATTGATAACAGTGTGGATGAAGTAATTGCTGGCTTTGCTAGCCAGATCATCGTGATTCTGCATGAAGATGGTTCAGTTGAAGTAGAAGACAATGGTCGTGGCATGCCCGTTGACTTACACCCACAACTTGGTTTAAGTGGCGTTGAAGTCATCATGACTCGTCTGCATGCTGGCGGTAAATTTTCAGATAAAAATTATAGTTTCTCTGGGGGATTGCACGGCGTGGGAGTATCCGTGGTTAATGCCTTGTCCGAACGAGTCGAAGTCACCATTAAACGCAACGGCATTATCTACAGCATGGCTTTCGCTAATGGGGATAAATTACTTGAGCTTAATGAAATTGGTACGACCAAGAAACGAGATACCGGAACAACTATTCGCTTTTGGCCTAATGCTAAATATTTTGATACCACCAAAATATCTGTCAAACATCTAACGCATGTTCTTCGAGCTAAAGCCGTGTTATGCCCTGGCCTAGACATGACCTTTATTAACAAAGCAACAAAGGAAGAAATTCATTGGTGTTATGAAAAAGGCTTAGCTGACTATTTACGACAATCATTACCTTCTGATTATTTTCCCGATGAGCCTTTTGTGGGTGAATTCACAAGTGACGAAGCAACTGCCGACTGGGCATTAGCGTGGTCTGCTTCGACGAATAGTGGTTTGAGTGAAAGTTACGTTAATTTAATTCCCACAGCCCAGGGTGGTACTCACGTTAATGGATTAAGATCCGGGCTTTATGATGCTTTATCAGAGTTTTGTGAACTTCGCAATTTACTGCCTCGCGGGGTTAAGCTAACAGCAGATGATCTTTGGGAACCTTGCCAATATGTGCTTTCGGTAAAAATGAAAGAACCGCAGTTTGCAGGCCAAACCAAAGAACGTTTAAGCTCTCGCCAGATGGCAAGCTTTGTCGGCAACGTAGTTAAAGATGCTTTTGCTCTTTGGCTTAATCAACATCGTAGTCAAGGTGAAATTATTGCAGCCTTTGCAATTGAGAGAGCGCAAAAACGTTTACGTCAGGCCAAGCAGGTAGCTCGAAAACGCATTAGCCAAGGGCCAGCTTTACCGGGCAAATTAGCTGACTGTTTACAACAGGATCTAAGCCAGGCCGAATTGTTCTTAGTTGAAGGAGATTCAGCAGGAGGCTCTGCTAAACAAGCACGTAATAAAGATTATCAAGCGATCTTGCCCTTACGAGGTAAAATCTTAAACTCATGGGAAGTCGATTCATCAGAGGTATTGGCATCACAGGAAATTCATGATATTTCCGTTGCTATTGGCGTCGACCCAGGTTCATCCGATTTATCAGGTCTGCGTTATGGCAAGCTTTGTATCCTTGCCGATGCGGATTCTGATGGCGCTCACATTGCCACCTTGTTGTGTGCCTTATTTTTACGCCACTTCAAACCGTTAGTTCAGGCAGGCCATGTTTTTGTTGCTATGCCCCCTCTTTATCGTATTGACGCTGGAAAAGAAGTTCATTACGCCTTAGATGATGAAGAGAGACAAAAAATAGTGGCGAAACTGACTAAAGCCAGCAGAGCAAAAATCAATGTTCAGCGTTTTAAAGGACTTGGTGAAATGAATCCCATACAACTTCGAGAAACCACCATGGATCCTAATACAAGGCGTTTGGTGCAACTTACTCTTGAGGATGAACAAGCGACATTAGCTCTCATGGATATGATGCTGGCTAAGAAAAGAGCTGCCGACCGTAAGATATGGTTAGAAACCAAAGGTAATCTGGCAGAAATCTAA
- the apbC gene encoding iron-sulfur cluster carrier protein ApbC, whose protein sequence is MKIENTITNVLANVKDKILDLTVQQMGLQPVIQVSDKQITITLKGGFPMQPLEQSLLPSLIESMQQALPDYQVAINLDFFVKAHRTQLVGKGLRGIKNTIAIASGKGGVGKSTVTVNLAIALAKAGAKVGILDADIYGPSIPLMLGNTSAVQVSDEHYLPVSAHGIQAMSIGYLTDSQEALIWRGPMLAKSLIQMLDLTLWDELDYLLIDLPPGTGDIQLSLVQKIPLTAAIVVTTPQNVATLDAQKAIKMFARTNIDVLGLVENMSLHICSHCGHEEAIFGHGGGEKLSQSFAVPLLGELPLDKRIQIECDEGKPTASQENHALATAFMKTALHAAIALSQKPLNYADRFPNIVVE, encoded by the coding sequence ATGAAAATCGAAAATACCATCACGAATGTACTTGCTAATGTTAAAGACAAAATTCTAGATTTAACCGTCCAGCAGATGGGGCTTCAACCTGTCATACAAGTCAGCGATAAGCAAATAACAATCACCTTAAAAGGCGGATTCCCCATGCAGCCTTTGGAGCAAAGCCTGCTCCCCTCTCTTATCGAAAGCATGCAACAAGCCCTACCTGATTACCAAGTGGCGATTAATCTTGATTTTTTTGTAAAAGCTCATCGCACGCAATTGGTTGGAAAAGGTTTGAGAGGAATTAAAAACACCATCGCCATCGCTTCGGGTAAAGGTGGTGTAGGAAAATCGACGGTGACTGTTAATCTGGCAATCGCTTTGGCTAAGGCTGGTGCTAAAGTAGGCATTCTTGATGCAGATATTTATGGGCCAAGTATTCCATTGATGCTGGGAAACACTTCAGCTGTCCAAGTAAGTGATGAGCATTATCTCCCTGTTTCTGCTCATGGTATTCAAGCCATGTCCATTGGCTATCTTACAGACAGTCAAGAAGCCTTGATTTGGCGAGGTCCTATGCTTGCCAAGTCCTTGATTCAAATGCTTGATTTAACACTTTGGGATGAGTTGGATTATTTATTAATTGACTTACCACCAGGTACTGGTGACATCCAACTAAGTCTGGTACAAAAAATTCCTTTAACAGCAGCCATTGTTGTCACCACCCCACAAAATGTGGCTACATTAGATGCGCAAAAAGCGATCAAGATGTTTGCAAGAACGAATATTGATGTTTTGGGACTGGTTGAAAATATGTCCTTACACATCTGTAGCCATTGTGGTCATGAAGAAGCTATTTTTGGTCATGGCGGAGGAGAAAAATTAAGTCAATCTTTTGCTGTACCTTTGCTTGGCGAGCTTCCCTTAGACAAGCGCATTCAAATTGAATGTGACGAAGGCAAACCAACTGCCTCTCAGGAAAATCATGCATTAGCCACTGCCTTTATGAAAACAGCTCTGCATGCAGCAATCGCCTTATCGCAAAAACCACTCAATTATGCGGATAGATTCCCCAACATTGTTGTTGAGTAA
- a CDS encoding SGNH/GDSL hydrolase family protein: protein MPKPKIEYIVSLGDSLSDPGAMDHRKLLDVIPMDGLSGLKGKSPKGAFTNGYTWTTDFGNDLAEEEIIKHLKRSGASAIDIADGIIDHDPKEEKPLHDDFNLDGYKRLDLQGQDLLRYYDEGGATSYDYSERPIANLKLLATEKIVSNLAAKRRLLLADDKARGITAQHKQRTLVTEWSGANDLLTVNLKPNKEEAQKAVKARLENVEKLIAAGYCHFALFNLPDLSLTPQFQLGSAEDRDNAHEVCTYFNQLLAEGIMKLSEQYKEACSINLFDVNQIFTDAYNHPQAYGLDPAKKHTPYITSPDFKLNSDRTSPAPGYMFWDEKHPTAHVHKILAEKFYAEYSKKYHFTAPHESLLTQFKENYGQRWSDDMNGWFGFFRHSNLADYKSPDLTLTDILNHALNNKGKRTRDVITKLGWINAQGELISKNPQLVHAWQELNAHKESINDDVSCLFD from the coding sequence ATGCCTAAACCAAAAATTGAATACATCGTTTCTTTGGGGGATAGCCTTTCTGATCCGGGAGCTATGGATCACAGAAAACTATTAGATGTTATTCCTATGGATGGTTTGAGTGGTTTAAAAGGCAAATCACCCAAAGGTGCATTCACTAACGGCTACACTTGGACAACTGATTTTGGCAATGATTTGGCTGAAGAAGAGATTATCAAACACCTTAAGCGCAGTGGAGCAAGTGCAATAGACATTGCTGATGGGATTATTGATCATGATCCTAAAGAAGAAAAACCACTTCATGATGATTTTAATCTTGATGGCTATAAACGCCTCGATCTTCAAGGACAGGATCTTCTTCGCTATTACGATGAGGGAGGCGCTACTTCTTATGATTATTCCGAAAGACCGATTGCTAATTTAAAGCTATTGGCTACAGAGAAAATTGTTTCTAATCTTGCGGCGAAGCGTCGCTTGCTATTAGCCGATGATAAAGCCCGCGGTATCACCGCCCAACATAAACAACGTACTTTAGTGACAGAGTGGTCAGGAGCTAATGATTTACTGACTGTTAATTTAAAACCAAACAAAGAAGAGGCCCAAAAAGCGGTAAAAGCCCGCCTTGAAAATGTTGAGAAGTTAATCGCTGCTGGTTATTGTCATTTTGCTCTCTTTAATCTACCCGATCTTTCCTTGACACCTCAATTTCAATTAGGCTCTGCGGAAGATCGCGACAATGCCCATGAAGTTTGCACGTACTTTAATCAGCTTTTAGCTGAAGGCATTATGAAATTAAGTGAACAATATAAAGAGGCGTGTTCAATCAACTTATTTGATGTGAATCAGATTTTTACTGATGCCTATAATCATCCACAAGCTTATGGACTGGACCCGGCAAAAAAACATACACCTTATATCACCTCACCCGATTTCAAACTTAATTCTGACAGAACTTCTCCAGCGCCAGGTTATATGTTTTGGGATGAAAAACATCCCACCGCACATGTACATAAGATTTTAGCGGAAAAATTTTATGCGGAGTACAGTAAGAAATATCATTTTACAGCCCCTCACGAATCACTTTTAACGCAATTTAAAGAAAATTACGGACAAAGATGGTCTGATGACATGAATGGCTGGTTTGGTTTCTTTAGACATTCAAATCTTGCAGATTATAAATCACCCGACCTGACTCTCACAGATATCTTAAATCATGCTTTGAACAATAAAGGCAAACGCACTCGTGACGTTATCACTAAATTAGGATGGATCAACGCGCAAGGTGAATTGATTTCAAAAAATCCGCAACTCGTACATGCCTGGCAAGAATTGAACGCCCATAAAGAAAGCATTAATGATGACGTTTCTTGTCTTTTTGACTAA